A single window of Candidatus Hydrogenedentota bacterium DNA harbors:
- a CDS encoding exo-alpha-sialidase, whose protein sequence is MLWNDHANIDEALRKKRTPFTLAISTDEGLTWHNRVNLEDNPHGWYCYTAIAFTDEHALFGFCAGDTQVVPGLSHTRIGRVPLSWLRERIAL, encoded by the coding sequence ATGCTTTGGAATGATCACGCGAATATTGATGAGGCACTGCGAAAAAAGCGCACACCCTTCACGCTTGCTATTTCCACAGACGAAGGGTTGACGTGGCATAATCGGGTGAATTTAGAAGATAATCCCCACGGCTGGTACTGTTATACTGCAATTGCATTTACAGACGAACATGCCCTTTTCGGCTTTTGTGCAGGAGATACCCAAGTTGTACCGGGGCTGAGTCATACACGAATTGGGCGGGTGCCGCTTTCGTGGTTACGGGAGCGGATAGCACTTTAA
- a CDS encoding DUF2179 domain-containing protein, whose product MFDYLFSFVADHAVWILPVMIFFSRVLDVSIGTLRIVFLSRGMRLLAPLCGFFEVLIWLIAISRIMDNLSSWVNYIAYAGGFAAGNFVGMYIERRLAMGFLSLMIITHNDAASLLQKFKQKHFGATLVGAQGAQGKVRVIYLIIKRKDLSLVSSILEKHQPDAFVVTNDVRNAAGGVFPSDNSGLMNWRKITGASRKGK is encoded by the coding sequence ATGTTTGATTATTTATTTTCCTTTGTTGCAGACCATGCGGTCTGGATCCTGCCCGTGATGATTTTTTTCTCGCGGGTCTTGGACGTCAGCATCGGAACGCTCAGGATCGTCTTTCTTAGCCGAGGTATGCGTTTATTGGCGCCTTTATGCGGTTTCTTTGAAGTGCTTATTTGGCTCATTGCCATCAGCCGCATTATGGATAATCTTTCCTCATGGGTAAATTATATCGCTTACGCGGGCGGCTTTGCTGCAGGTAATTTTGTGGGGATGTATATCGAACGCCGTTTGGCGATGGGCTTTCTATCGCTTATGATCATTACGCATAATGACGCGGCTTCTCTTCTGCAAAAGTTTAAACAGAAGCATTTTGGCGCCACCTTGGTGGGGGCGCAAGGAGCACAAGGCAAAGTCCGTGTAATCTATTTGATTATTAAACGAAAAGATTTGTCTTTGGTATCCTCCATTTTGGAGAAACACCAACCGGATGCTTTTGTGGTAACCAATGATGTGCGAAATGCAGCAGGCGGCGTTTTCCCGAGCGACAAT
- a CDS encoding exo-alpha-sialidase: MIGVCAAAQDSKAVRDASEKVDVSDKIPYEIVLDLLPNEKNPRNSEGDFIVLKDGSLLFIYTHFYGGKDDNDAAFLASRRSLDGGKTWTSKDKVVVKNEGGMNVMSVSLLRLSDDSIALFYIRKNGEDDCRPLMRISHDEAQSWGDAVECIPEPIGYYVINNSRIVQLSGGRLVIPAALHARQGEPFQERGISMCVLSDDLGKTWYFSQTTLEAPREFNTGFQEPGVIELKNGHLLMWLRNSSGFFYRSISEDGGITWSDAVPTELATPVSPLSV, translated from the coding sequence ATGATTGGGGTGTGTGCGGCCGCGCAAGATTCCAAGGCTGTAAGGGATGCTTCGGAGAAGGTCGACGTCTCGGATAAGATCCCTTATGAAATCGTTCTTGATCTTTTACCGAACGAAAAGAATCCCAGAAATTCGGAAGGGGATTTTATCGTCTTGAAAGATGGTTCCCTTCTTTTCATCTATACCCACTTTTATGGAGGAAAAGATGATAACGATGCCGCCTTCTTGGCATCACGCCGCTCCCTCGACGGCGGAAAAACCTGGACAAGCAAGGATAAAGTCGTCGTGAAAAATGAAGGCGGGATGAATGTCATGTCCGTATCTTTGCTCCGTCTGTCGGATGATTCTATCGCCTTGTTTTACATTCGAAAAAATGGGGAAGATGATTGCCGCCCGTTGATGCGCATTTCTCACGATGAGGCGCAATCGTGGGGGGATGCGGTCGAATGTATTCCTGAGCCTATAGGCTATTACGTGATTAATAACAGTCGCATCGTACAGCTCTCCGGAGGGCGCCTCGTGATTCCTGCCGCCTTGCACGCACGGCAGGGAGAGCCCTTTCAAGAGCGTGGGATAAGCATGTGCGTACTTTCTGATGATCTCGGGAAAACGTGGTATTTTTCACAGACCACCTTGGAAGCGCCTCGGGAATTTAATACGGGATTCCAAGAGCCGGGTGTTATCGAACTTAAAAACGGGCATCTCCTTATGTGGCTGCGCAACAGTAGCGGTTTCTTTTACCGTTCCATTTCTGAAGACGGCGGAATTACGTGGTCTGATGCCGTCCCCACGGAACTGGCAACTCCAGTATCGCCCCTGTCCGTTTAA